In Tachypleus tridentatus isolate NWPU-2018 chromosome 7, ASM421037v1, whole genome shotgun sequence, a genomic segment contains:
- the LOC143257666 gene encoding uncharacterized protein LOC143257666, with product MRCPAPLHFNRELNVCDYEWRAGCSTNDHLSSKKPEVSNSSSTYISDTIRVTDSPFSTTRSENTFQPSKNRTEVVISSIDEDVFNTTMPVADDNRTIEQESTSHRSIRTTTIDPSKVCPPQNGKFPVFLPHTENCSLYYVCDHGILKLMLCPAPLHFNRELNVCDYEWRAGCSTNDHLSSKKPEVSNSSSTYISDPIRVTDSPFSTTRSENTFQPSKNRTEVVISSRDEDVFNTTMPVADDNRTIEQESTSHRSIRTTTIDPSKVCPPQNGKFPVFLPHTENCSLYYVCDHGIPKLMRCPAPLHFNRELNVCDYEWRAGCSTNDHLSSKKPEVSNSSSTYISDPTRVTDSPFSTTRSENTFQPSKNRTEVVISSRDENVFNTTMPVADDNRTIEQESTSHRSIRTTTIDPSKVCPPQNGKFPVFLPHTENCSLYYVCDHGIPKLMRCPAPLHFNRELNVCDYEWRAGCSTNDHLSSKKPEVSNSSSTYISDPTRVTDSPFSTTRSENTFQPSKNRTEVVISSRDEDVFNTTMPVADDNRTIEQESTSHRSIRTTTIDPSKVCPPQNGKFPVFFLILKTARCTMFVIMEY from the exons ATGCGTTGCCCAGCTCCCCTTCACTTCAACCGAGAGCTGAACGTATGTGACTATGAGTGGAGAGCTGGCTGTTCTACGAATG ATCATTTGTCATCAAAGAAACCCGAAGTATCAAATAGTTCTTCAACATACATCTCCGACACGATTAGAGTCACAGACAGTCCGTTCTCAACTACCAGATCAGAAAATACATTTCAACCATCCAAGAACAGAACGGAAGTAGTAATTTCTTCAATAGACGAAGATGTTTTTAACACCACAATGCCAGTTGCTGATGATAATAGAACCATAGAACAAGAATCAACTTCACATAGAA GTATCAGAACGACAACAATCGATCCATCCAAAGTGTGTCCTCCTCAAAACGGCAAATTTCCAGTTTTTCTTCCTCATACTGAAAACTGCTCGTTGTACTATGTTTGTGATCatggaatattaaaattaatgctTTGCCCAGCTCCCCTTCACTTCAACCGAGAGCTGAACGTATGTGACTATGAGTGGAGAGCTGGCTGTTCTACGAATG ATCATTTGTCATCAAAGAAACCCGAAGTATCAAATAGTTCTTCAACATACATCTCCGACCCGATTAGAGTCACAGACAGTCCGTTCTCAACTACCAGATCAGAAAATACATTTCAACCATCCAAGAACAGAACTGAAGTAGTAATTTCTTCAAGAGACGAAGATGTTTTTAACACCACAATGCCAGTTGCTGATGATAATAGAACCATAGAACAAGAATCAACTTCACATAGAA GTATCAGAACGACAACAATCGATCCATCCAAAGTGTGTCCTCCTCAAAACGGCAAATTTCCAGTTTTTCTTCCTCATACTGAAAACTGCTCGTTGTACTATGTTTGTGATCATGGAATACCAAAATTAATGCGTTGCCCAGCTCCCCTTCACTTCAACCGAGAGCTGAACGTATGTGACTATGAGTGGAGAGCTGGCTGTTCTACGAATG ATCATTTGTCATCAAAGAAACCCGAAGTATCAAATAGTTCTTCAACATACATCTCCGACCCGACTAGAGTCACAGACAGTCCGTTCTCAACTACCAGATCAGAAAATACATTTCAACCATCCAAGAACAGAACTGAAGTAGTAATTTCTTCAAGAGACGAAAATGTTTTTAACACCACAATGCCAGTTGCTGATGATAATAGAACCATAGAACAAGAATCAACTTCACATAGAA GTATCAGAACGACAACAATCGATCCATCCAAAGTGTGTCCTCCTCAAAACGGCAAATTTCCAGTTTTTCTTCCTCATACTGAAAACTGCTCGTTGTACTATGTTTGTGATCATGGAATACCAAAATTAATGCGTTGCCCAGCTCCCCTTCACTTCAACCGAGAGCTGAACGTATGTGACTATGAGTGGAGAGCTGGCTGTTCTACGAATG ATCATTTGTCATCAAAGAAACCCGAAGTATCAAATAGTTCTTCAACATACATCTCCGACCCGACTAGAGTCACAGACAGTCCGTTCTCAACTACCAGATCAGAAAATACATTTCAACCATCCAAGAACAGAACTGAAGTAGTAATTTCTTCAAGAGACGAAGATGTTTTTAACACCACAATGCCAGTTGCTGATGATAATAGAACCATAGAACAAGAATCAACTTCACATAGAA GTATCAGAACGACAACAATCGATCCATCCAAAGTGTGTCCTCCTCAAAACGGCAAATTTCCAGTTTTCTTCCTCATACTGAAAACTGCTCGTTGTACTATGTTTGTGATCatggaatattaa
- the LOC143255533 gene encoding uncharacterized protein LOC143255533 → MRCPAPLHFNRELNVCDYEWRAGCSTNDHLSSKKPEVSNSSSTYISDPIRVTDSPFSTTRSENTFQPSKNRTEVVISSRDEDVFNTTMPVADDNRTIEQESTSHRSIRTTTIDPSKVCPPQNGKFPVFLPHTENCSLYYVCDHGIPKLMLCPAPLHFNRELNVCDYEWRAGCSTNDHLSSKKPEVSNSSSTYISDPIRVTDSPFSTTRSENTFQPSKNRTEVVISSRDEDVLTPQCQLLMIIEP, encoded by the exons ATGCGTTGCCCAGCTCCCCTTCACTTCAACCGAGAGCTGAACGTATGTGACTATGAGTGGAGAGCTGGCTGTTCTACGAATG ATCATTTGTCATCAAAGAAACCCGAAGTATCAAATAGTTCTTCAACATACATCTCCGACCCGATTAGAGTCACAGACAGTCCGTTCTCAACTACCAGATCAGAAAATACATTTCAACCATCCAAGAACAGAACGGAAGTAGTAATTTCTTCAAGAGACGAAGATGTTTTTAACACCACAATGCCAGTTGCTGATGATAATAGAACCATAGAACAAGAATCAACTTCACATAGAA GTATCAGAACGACAACAATCGATCCATCCAAAGTGTGTCCTCCTCAAAACGGCAAATTTCCAGTTTTTCTTCCTCATACTGAAAACTGCTCGTTGTACTATGTTTGTGATCATGGAATACCAAAATTAATGCTTTGCCCAGCTCCCCTTCACTTCAACCGAGAGCTGAACGTATGTGACTATGAGTGGAGAGCTGGCTGTTCTACGAATG ATCATTTGTCATCAAAGAAACCCGAAGTATCAAATAGTTCTTCAACATACATCTCCGACCCGATTAGAGTCACAGACAGTCCGTTCTCAACTACCAGATCAGAAAATACATTTCAACCATCCAAGAACAGAACTGAAGTAGTAATTTCTTCAAGAGACGAAGATGTTTTAACACCACAATGCCAGTTGCTGATGATAATAGAACCATAG